Proteins encoded by one window of Ornithorhynchus anatinus isolate Pmale09 unplaced genomic scaffold, mOrnAna1.pri.v4 scaffold_77_arrow_ctg1, whole genome shotgun sequence:
- the LOC114808948 gene encoding olfactory receptor 14A16-like: MVNHTTVMEFVLLGFSEVRELQLVHAVLFLLLYLVALTGNLLIAAITTLDWHLHTPMYFFLRHLSILDLCLISVTLPKSNLVSLTTCYSISFLDCCLQVLLVLLFATSELFILTAMSYNHYTATCHPLRYEVIMAQGACGKMAATSWLSKYLLGASLSAGALSLPICGSREIQQIFCDILSLLKISCSEEHTTLDLTVATGFCLTLFCFVSIVVSYMHIFSTLLRIQSAEGRSKTFSTCLPHLTITSAFFTTGSFPYLAPTSESPSALDLLVYVFYTMVPPALNPLIYSLRNRDIKTSLGRVLQG, encoded by the coding sequence ATGGTCAACCACACCACAGTGATGGAATTCGTCCTCCTGGGGTTCTCAGAGGTCcgggagctgcagctggtccaCGCCGTGCTGTTCCTCCTGCTCTACCTGGTTGCCCTGACGGGGAATCTCCTCATCGCTGCCATCACCACCCTTGACTGgcacctccacacccccatgtactttttCCTCAGGCACCTGTCCATCCTCGACCTCTGCCTCATCTCCGTCACCCTCCCCAAGTCCAACCTGGTCTCTCTGACCACCTGctactccatctcctttctggaTTGTTGTTTGCAAGTCCTTCTGGTGCTTTTGTTTGCCACTTCAGAGCTGTTCATCCTCACGGCCATGTCCTACAACCATTACACCGCCACCTGCCACCCTCTGCGCTACGAGGTCATCATGGCCCAAGGAGCCTGTGGGAAGATGGCGGCCACTTCCTGGCTCAGCAAATACCTCCTTGGAGCATCCCTCTCAGCTGGTGCATTATCCTTGCCCATCTGTGGGTCCCGTGAGATCCAACAGATCTTCTGTGACATCCTCTCCTTGCTGAAGATCTCTTGTTCGGAAGAACACACAACCCTCGATTTAACTGTAGCCACTGGATTCTGTTTGACTTTGTTCTGCTTTGTTTCCATAGTTGTCTCTTATATGCACATCTTCTCCACTCTGCTGAGGATCCAGTCTGCAGAGGGACGGTCCAaaaccttctccacctgcctgccccatcTCACCATTACCTCTGCTTTTTTCACTACTGGTTCCTTCCCTTATTTAGCACCCACCTCAgagtccccctcggccctggaccTGTTGGTATACGTGTTTTACACGATGGTGCCCCCAGCCctgaaccccctcatctacagcctgaggaacagggacatAAAGACCTCCCTGGGGAGGGTCCTACAGGGGTAA